In a genomic window of Deltaproteobacteria bacterium:
- a CDS encoding MBL fold metallo-hydrolase, protein MIFRQLVDPDTSTYTYLLADETTRDAVLIDPVREQVDRDVALLDELGLRLVYTLETHVHADHVTGSGTLRDRVGARTVASVRAGADCADVRVDHGDRIEFGRHTIEVLATPGHTAGCVTYVVRDGDRVLAFTGDALFVRGCGRTDFQQGDARTLFRSVRDVIFALPDHTLVYPGHDYRGYTVTTVAEEKRHNPRLRLGVTEDEFVAIMGGLNLPKPRHMDVAVPANLACGGAA, encoded by the coding sequence ATGATCTTCCGGCAGCTAGTCGACCCCGACACGTCCACCTATACCTATCTACTGGCCGACGAAACGACCCGCGACGCGGTCCTGATCGACCCGGTGCGCGAGCAGGTCGACCGCGACGTCGCCTTGCTCGACGAGTTGGGCCTGCGTCTGGTCTACACCCTCGAGACCCACGTCCACGCCGACCACGTGACCGGGTCCGGCACGCTGCGCGACCGCGTCGGGGCGCGCACCGTGGCCTCGGTCCGTGCCGGCGCGGACTGCGCCGACGTGCGCGTCGACCACGGCGACCGGATCGAGTTCGGGCGCCACACGATCGAGGTGCTCGCCACGCCCGGGCACACCGCCGGCTGCGTGACGTACGTGGTTCGCGATGGCGACCGCGTGCTCGCGTTCACCGGCGACGCGCTGTTCGTGCGCGGGTGCGGCCGGACCGACTTTCAGCAGGGCGACGCACGCACGCTGTTCCGGTCCGTACGCGACGTGATCTTCGCGCTGCCTGACCACACTCTGGTCTACCCGGGCCACGATTACCGCGGCTACACCGTGACGACGGTCGCCGAGGAGAAGCGCCACAACCCGCGGTTGCGCCTCGGCGTCACCGAAGACGAGTTCGTCGCGATCATGGGCGGATTGAACCTGCCGAAGCCTCGGCACATGGACGTCGCGGTGCCGGCAAACCTGGCGTGCGGAGGTGCGGCGTGA
- a CDS encoding rhodanese-like domain-containing protein, with amino-acid sequence MTPAAAAAALARLRVIDVREPDEYHGDLGHLPGAALVPLARLDAELHRFDAEQPVLVVCRSGRRSAAACERLASAGVRRVYNLAGGMLAWNADGREVCARRHDAARGCDAARGGAA; translated from the coding sequence CTGACGCCGGCGGCGGCCGCCGCCGCGCTCGCACGGCTCCGCGTGATCGACGTGCGCGAGCCCGACGAGTACCACGGCGACCTGGGCCACCTGCCCGGCGCCGCGCTCGTACCGCTGGCGCGACTCGACGCCGAGCTGCACCGATTCGATGCGGAGCAGCCCGTCCTGGTCGTGTGCCGGTCGGGGCGGCGCTCGGCGGCCGCGTGCGAGCGACTCGCGAGCGCGGGCGTGCGTCGGGTCTACAACCTGGCCGGCGGGATGCTCGCGTGGAACGCCGACGGGCGCGAGGTGTGCGCGCGTCGCCACGATGCCGCGCGCGGGTGCGACGCCGCGCGCGGGGGTGCCGCATGA
- a CDS encoding PAS domain-containing protein → MKQSEALSAWLDTVGADAALAALADSVPDAAVFAVDRDQNVVLWSAGAEALLGYRADEVLGQHCLKANRCQQCMVGCGIAEHGAVDDVPIVLHRADGSVVRLRKTARALRDRDGAFAGGVEVLVPDRGAAEDAGAVPAGDGEVVTYHGMVSADPAMHRAFETCRNVAQTDASVLVRGDSGTGKELLARAIHAESPRRGGPFVAVNCAALTATLMESELFGHVRGAFTGAVSDRKGIFRQADGGTLFLDEVAELPLDLQAKLLRVLEERAATPVGGSASIPVDVRIVAATHQSLRRRVAAGRFREDLMFRLRVVPIFLPPLRKRRVDIPILLWRFIRERNAAGPRAVDSVAPDAMRALLDHGWPGNVRELRNVVDYAFAVGRGPEIRRDELPPELREPPHAGAAAAAALAEPAEAAAIRAALRATGGHVGKAAERLGISRPTLWRKRKKYGL, encoded by the coding sequence ATGAAACAGTCCGAAGCGCTGTCCGCGTGGCTCGACACCGTCGGCGCCGACGCGGCTCTCGCCGCGCTGGCTGACAGCGTCCCGGACGCCGCGGTGTTCGCCGTCGACCGCGATCAGAACGTCGTGCTGTGGAGCGCCGGCGCCGAGGCCCTGCTCGGCTACCGCGCCGACGAGGTGCTCGGCCAGCACTGCCTCAAGGCCAACCGCTGCCAGCAGTGCATGGTCGGCTGCGGGATCGCCGAGCACGGCGCGGTCGACGACGTGCCGATCGTTCTGCACCGCGCCGACGGCTCGGTGGTGCGCCTGCGCAAGACCGCGCGCGCACTGCGCGACCGCGACGGCGCGTTCGCCGGCGGCGTCGAGGTGCTCGTCCCCGACCGCGGAGCCGCCGAGGACGCCGGCGCGGTTCCCGCCGGCGATGGCGAGGTCGTGACATATCACGGCATGGTCAGCGCCGATCCAGCCATGCACCGCGCGTTCGAGACGTGTCGCAACGTCGCCCAGACCGACGCGTCCGTGCTCGTGCGCGGCGACAGCGGCACCGGCAAGGAGCTGCTCGCGCGCGCGATCCACGCCGAGAGCCCGCGCCGCGGCGGCCCGTTCGTCGCGGTCAACTGCGCGGCGCTGACCGCCACGCTGATGGAGAGCGAGCTGTTCGGCCACGTGCGCGGCGCGTTCACCGGCGCGGTGAGCGATCGCAAGGGCATCTTCCGCCAGGCCGACGGCGGTACCTTGTTTCTCGACGAGGTCGCCGAGCTGCCGCTCGACCTGCAGGCCAAGCTGCTGCGCGTGCTCGAGGAACGCGCGGCCACGCCGGTCGGCGGCTCGGCGTCTATCCCCGTCGACGTCCGCATCGTCGCCGCGACGCACCAGTCCCTGCGGCGGCGCGTGGCCGCCGGCCGGTTCCGCGAGGACCTGATGTTCCGGCTGCGCGTGGTGCCGATCTTCTTGCCACCGCTGCGCAAGCGCCGCGTCGACATCCCGATCCTGCTTTGGCGGTTCATCCGCGAGCGCAACGCGGCCGGCCCGCGCGCCGTGGACTCCGTCGCGCCCGACGCGATGCGCGCGCTGCTCGACCACGGCTGGCCTGGCAACGTCCGCGAGCTGCGCAACGTGGTCGACTACGCGTTCGCCGTCGGCCGCGGGCCGGAGATTCGCCGCGACGAGTTGCCGCCCGAGCTGCGCGAGCCGCCCCACGCCGGCGCGGCGGCCGCCGCCGCACTCGCCGAACCTGCCGAGGCCGCGGCCATTCGCGCCGCGCTGCGCGCCACCGGCGGCCACGTCGGCAAGGCCGCGGAACGGCTCGGCATCAGCCGCCCCACCTTGTGGCGCAAGCGCAAGAAGTACGGACTCTGA